Proteins from a genomic interval of Chiloscyllium plagiosum isolate BGI_BamShark_2017 chromosome 36, ASM401019v2, whole genome shotgun sequence:
- the LOC122540915 gene encoding kelch-like protein 25 isoform X1: MALLTKYSATASYPAAGVREEATMSEQESPGSDNASLFHKVSHPESVLAQLDSLRRQRLFTDVTLRAGRRSFLCHRAVLAACSRYFAAMFGGGLRESGEPEVDLRASVHPEALEPLLDYAYTARLALSEANAERLLQAGDMLQFPDVRDAAAAFLERRLRPSNCLRLLLLSDAHQCRRLRQRARAACLAHFQRLADGDELCRLPEATLAELLASDELEAEDERAVHSAVVRWARHRPPGGSPRRLSGPLRHVRLALLPAAYLEAWAKAERLLDDDPVGRALVDEARRFQREGGAAAAGTLTCARPRRAGHTLLILGGPTFLCDQVYELERGRAEGDPELQGRGSESRHRLEEGRGLREGRGRIVAKARLPSPRKEFSACALGRRVYLSGGRGPENGVSRDVWVYDAAAGDWSKVAPMLVARFGHGSAELRGGVFVLGGHGSAWAPGSAPLTQVERYEPSANTWNSVAPLPDGVSNAAVVSAQFRLYVFGGGASSLPAAERRSRVQRYEPLEDRWAVPAVCPQPWRYTAAAALGSQIFIMGGDTEFTAASAYRFDCDTNQWTRVGDMTAKRMSCHAVASGNKLYVVGGYFGTQRCKTLDCYDPTSDTWSSITTVPYSLIPTAFVSTWKQFPD, encoded by the coding sequence AGTTACCCTGCAGCAGGAGTTCGGGAAGAAGCGACCATGAGCGAGCAGGAGAGCCCGGGCAGTGATAACGCCTCCCTGTTCCACAAGGTCTCCCACCCGGAGAGCGTCCTGGCCCAACTGGACAGCCTGCGGAGGCAGCGCCTTTTCACCGACGTGACCCTGCGGGCGGGCCGCCGCTCCTTCCTGTGCCACCGGGCGGTGCTGGCCGCCTGCAGCCGCTACTTCGCGGCCATGTTCGGCGGCGGCCTGCGGGAGAGCGGCGAGCCGGAGGTGGACCTGCGGGCCAGCGTGCACCCCGAGGCGCTGGAGCCGCTGCTCGACTACGCGTACACGGCGCGGCTGGCCCTCAGCGAGGCCAACGCCGAGCGGCTGCTGCAGGCCGGCGACATGCTGCAGTTCCCCGACGTCCGCGACGCCGCCGCCGCCTTCCTGGAGCGCCGGCTGCGGCCCTCCAACTGCCTGCGCCTGCTGCTGCTCTCCGACGCGCACCAGTGCCGCCGCCTGCGACAGCGGGCCCGGGCCGCCTGCCTCGCCCACTTCCAGCGCCTGGCCGACGGCGACGAGCTCTGCCGGCTGCCCGAGGCCACCCTGGCCGAGCTGCTGGCCAGCGACGAGCTGGAGGCCGAGGACGAGCGGGCCGTCCACTCGGCCGTCGTGCGCTGGGCCCGGCACCGGCCGCCCGGCGGAAGCCCGCGGCGCCTGTCCGGCCCGCTGCGGCACGTCCGCCTCGCCCTGCTGCCCGCCGCTTACCTCGAGGCCTGGGCGAAGGCCGAGCGCCTCCTCGACGACGACCCGGTCGGCCGCGCGCTGGTGGACGAGGCGCGCCGCTTCCAGCGCGAGGGGGGGGCGGCGGCGGCGGGCACGCTGACGTGCGCGCGGCCCAGGCGCGCCGGGCACACGCTGCTGATCCTGGGCGGCCCCACTTTCCTGTGCGACCAGGTGTACGAACTGGAGCGGGGCCGAGCCGAGGGAGACCCCGAGTTGCAAGGCCGGGGCTCGGAATCCCGGCACCGGTTGGAGGAGGGCCGAGGACTACGGGAGGGGAGAGGCCGCATCGTCGCCAAGGCGCGCCTGCCCAGCCCCCGCAAGGAATTCAGCGCCTGCGCACTGGGGCGCCGCGTCTACCTGAGCGGGGGGCGGGGACCCGAGAATGGGGTCTCGCGAGACGTCTGGGTCTATGACGCAGCGGCCGGCGATTGGTCCAAAGTGGCGCCAATGTTAGTTGCTCGCTTCGGGCATGGTTCGGCCGAGCTGAGGGGAGGCGTCTTCGTGCTCGGAGGCCACGGTTCTGCCTGGGCCCCGGGCTCAGCCCCTCTCACTCAGGTGGAGCGTTACGAGCCGTCCGCCAACACCTGGAACTCGGTGGCCCCTCTCCCTGACGGCGTCAGTAACGCGGCGGTGGTGAGCGCCCAGTTCCGCCTCTACGTCTTCGGCGGTGGCGCCTCGAGCCTCCCGGCGGCCGAGCGCCGCTCCCGGGTGCAGCGTTATGAGCCGCTGGAGGACCGCTGGGCGGTGCCGGCCGTCTGTCCGCAGCCCTGGCGCTACACGGCCGCCGCCGCCCTGGGCAGCCAGATCTTCATCATGGGCGGCGACACGGAGTTCACGGCGGCCTCGGCCTACCGCTTCGACTGTGACACCAACCAGTGGACTCGGGTGGGCGACATGACGGCCAAGCGCATGAGCTGCCACGCCGTGGCGTCTGGCAACAAGCTGTACGTGGTGGGCGGCTACTTTGGCACCCAGCGCTGCAAGACCCTGGACTGCTATGACCCGACCTCGGACACCTGGAGCAGCATCACCACCGTGCCCTACTCGCTCATTCCCACTGCCTTTGTCAGTACCTGGAAGCAGTTCCCTGACTGA
- the LOC122540915 gene encoding kelch-like protein 25 isoform X2 has protein sequence MWSRQSYPAAGVREEATMSEQESPGSDNASLFHKVSHPESVLAQLDSLRRQRLFTDVTLRAGRRSFLCHRAVLAACSRYFAAMFGGGLRESGEPEVDLRASVHPEALEPLLDYAYTARLALSEANAERLLQAGDMLQFPDVRDAAAAFLERRLRPSNCLRLLLLSDAHQCRRLRQRARAACLAHFQRLADGDELCRLPEATLAELLASDELEAEDERAVHSAVVRWARHRPPGGSPRRLSGPLRHVRLALLPAAYLEAWAKAERLLDDDPVGRALVDEARRFQREGGAAAAGTLTCARPRRAGHTLLILGGPTFLCDQVYELERGRAEGDPELQGRGSESRHRLEEGRGLREGRGRIVAKARLPSPRKEFSACALGRRVYLSGGRGPENGVSRDVWVYDAAAGDWSKVAPMLVARFGHGSAELRGGVFVLGGHGSAWAPGSAPLTQVERYEPSANTWNSVAPLPDGVSNAAVVSAQFRLYVFGGGASSLPAAERRSRVQRYEPLEDRWAVPAVCPQPWRYTAAAALGSQIFIMGGDTEFTAASAYRFDCDTNQWTRVGDMTAKRMSCHAVASGNKLYVVGGYFGTQRCKTLDCYDPTSDTWSSITTVPYSLIPTAFVSTWKQFPD, from the exons atgtggagcaggcag AGTTACCCTGCAGCAGGAGTTCGGGAAGAAGCGACCATGAGCGAGCAGGAGAGCCCGGGCAGTGATAACGCCTCCCTGTTCCACAAGGTCTCCCACCCGGAGAGCGTCCTGGCCCAACTGGACAGCCTGCGGAGGCAGCGCCTTTTCACCGACGTGACCCTGCGGGCGGGCCGCCGCTCCTTCCTGTGCCACCGGGCGGTGCTGGCCGCCTGCAGCCGCTACTTCGCGGCCATGTTCGGCGGCGGCCTGCGGGAGAGCGGCGAGCCGGAGGTGGACCTGCGGGCCAGCGTGCACCCCGAGGCGCTGGAGCCGCTGCTCGACTACGCGTACACGGCGCGGCTGGCCCTCAGCGAGGCCAACGCCGAGCGGCTGCTGCAGGCCGGCGACATGCTGCAGTTCCCCGACGTCCGCGACGCCGCCGCCGCCTTCCTGGAGCGCCGGCTGCGGCCCTCCAACTGCCTGCGCCTGCTGCTGCTCTCCGACGCGCACCAGTGCCGCCGCCTGCGACAGCGGGCCCGGGCCGCCTGCCTCGCCCACTTCCAGCGCCTGGCCGACGGCGACGAGCTCTGCCGGCTGCCCGAGGCCACCCTGGCCGAGCTGCTGGCCAGCGACGAGCTGGAGGCCGAGGACGAGCGGGCCGTCCACTCGGCCGTCGTGCGCTGGGCCCGGCACCGGCCGCCCGGCGGAAGCCCGCGGCGCCTGTCCGGCCCGCTGCGGCACGTCCGCCTCGCCCTGCTGCCCGCCGCTTACCTCGAGGCCTGGGCGAAGGCCGAGCGCCTCCTCGACGACGACCCGGTCGGCCGCGCGCTGGTGGACGAGGCGCGCCGCTTCCAGCGCGAGGGGGGGGCGGCGGCGGCGGGCACGCTGACGTGCGCGCGGCCCAGGCGCGCCGGGCACACGCTGCTGATCCTGGGCGGCCCCACTTTCCTGTGCGACCAGGTGTACGAACTGGAGCGGGGCCGAGCCGAGGGAGACCCCGAGTTGCAAGGCCGGGGCTCGGAATCCCGGCACCGGTTGGAGGAGGGCCGAGGACTACGGGAGGGGAGAGGCCGCATCGTCGCCAAGGCGCGCCTGCCCAGCCCCCGCAAGGAATTCAGCGCCTGCGCACTGGGGCGCCGCGTCTACCTGAGCGGGGGGCGGGGACCCGAGAATGGGGTCTCGCGAGACGTCTGGGTCTATGACGCAGCGGCCGGCGATTGGTCCAAAGTGGCGCCAATGTTAGTTGCTCGCTTCGGGCATGGTTCGGCCGAGCTGAGGGGAGGCGTCTTCGTGCTCGGAGGCCACGGTTCTGCCTGGGCCCCGGGCTCAGCCCCTCTCACTCAGGTGGAGCGTTACGAGCCGTCCGCCAACACCTGGAACTCGGTGGCCCCTCTCCCTGACGGCGTCAGTAACGCGGCGGTGGTGAGCGCCCAGTTCCGCCTCTACGTCTTCGGCGGTGGCGCCTCGAGCCTCCCGGCGGCCGAGCGCCGCTCCCGGGTGCAGCGTTATGAGCCGCTGGAGGACCGCTGGGCGGTGCCGGCCGTCTGTCCGCAGCCCTGGCGCTACACGGCCGCCGCCGCCCTGGGCAGCCAGATCTTCATCATGGGCGGCGACACGGAGTTCACGGCGGCCTCGGCCTACCGCTTCGACTGTGACACCAACCAGTGGACTCGGGTGGGCGACATGACGGCCAAGCGCATGAGCTGCCACGCCGTGGCGTCTGGCAACAAGCTGTACGTGGTGGGCGGCTACTTTGGCACCCAGCGCTGCAAGACCCTGGACTGCTATGACCCGACCTCGGACACCTGGAGCAGCATCACCACCGTGCCCTACTCGCTCATTCCCACTGCCTTTGTCAGTACCTGGAAGCAGTTCCCTGACTGA